CGCACAGACTGAGCGGCGGCATATAAATCGGCACGCCAAATCCCTCTGCCATTTTTTCAAGGTCTGCACGCAGCTGAGAATTCGCCGCCACACCGCCGGCTGCGACCAAACGGCGCACGCCGGTCTGCTCTGCAGCGAGCTTGAGGCGCGGCACCAGCGTATCGCTGACCGCCCGCTGGAACGATGCCGCGAGGTCATGGCGATCCAGCGGTTCTCCCTTCTGCTCTGCATTGTGCGCCAGATTGATGACGGCTGTTTTGAGACCGGAAAACGAAAAGTCCAGCGGCGCACCATCCACATGCGAATGTGGCAGCTTATACGCCTTTGGATTGCCGCCCTGCGCCAGTTTGTCAATCTTCGGGCCGCCCGGATAACCGACACCCAGCACGCGGGCGACTTTGTCAAACGCTTCGCCTGCGGCATCGTCGCGCGTTCCGCCGAGAATTTCCATATCCGTATAGTCTTTGACCAGCACAATCATGGACGAGCCGCCGGACGCAGACAGACACAGAAACGGCGGCTCCAGCTGCGGAAACGCCAACAGATTTGCCGCGATATGACCGCGAATATGATGCACCGGAATAAACGGTTTTTGCAGCGCCCACGCCAGCGACTTGGCATAATTGGAGCCGACCAGCAGCGCACCAATCAGCCCCGGCGCACATGTCGCCGCGATGGCGTCTATTTCCTCCATCGTGAGACCGGCTTCACGCACAGCGGCCTGTGCTACGCCGGAAATCGCTTCTACGTGACCGCGGCTTGCAATCTCCGGCACGACGCCGCCATACAGCGCGTGTTCTTCCGCCTGCGAGTTGATAATATTGGAACAAATCTTTCGTCCGTCTTCAATGACCGCCGCTGCGGTCTCGTCACAGGACGATTCGATTGCTAAAATCTTCATAATCGTTCTTTCCTTTATTCAGCCTGTAAAAATACTGTCATCAGCAGCGCATCCTCTGTCGGATGGCTGTAAAACTTTTTGCGAACACCGACGGACTGAAACCCGCACTCCGTATACAGGGCGATTGCCGCCGCATTGGACGCGCGAACCTCCAGTGTGACAAACGCGAGATCTTCGGAGCGCTCCAGCAGCGTCCGGACAAGCTGTCTGCCGATGCCCTGTCTGCGAAATACCGGCGACACCGCCACATTGGCAATATAGCCTTCGTCCAGCACGGTATGGCAGCCAATATACCCCGCCACGGTGCCGTCCGCCGTCACCGCCGTGAGAAACCGCGCACAGCTGTTATCCAGCTCCTCGCGCAGCCCGTCCTCCGTCCACGGATCGGCAAAGCACGCCTGCTCTATTTGCGCAACGGCTTGGACATGAGATTGTTCAAACCGTGTGATTTGTATATCTGTCATGGCATTTCCTCCACAATGCGGCGAATGCGCTGTTCGCACCGCGCATAACCGTCGCGCCCGCTTCCTGCCGGATCAGAAATCTCCGGCAACGCATGAATTTTTTTGCTCGCCTCCGGATGTTCTTCCGTCAGGTGCCGCGCAATCGCTGCGGTGACACACCAAATTTCATCCGCTTTTGCCAGCATAGACGCAGACAGCTGCCGTGCCAAATGGGTGCGCAGCTGCTTCGGCCGTATGGCGTCCCCGAGCTGTGCACCTTCCTCTGCATAAACACCGGCGCTGTACGCCCGCCTGCCATGCTTCTGTGTGTACAGCGCTGCCGCCATGGGCGCGCGAAATACATCGTTGTAATCTACAAACAGAATCATACCGTCAACCCTTTGCGGCATACCAGTCGTGCCCGCATGCGACATCGACAATCAGCGGTACGTTGAGCTGGCAGGCCGCTTCCATTTCTTCTTTGAGGATGCGCTTTGCCTGCTCTACTTCCTGTTCCGGTGCTTCCAAAATTAGTTCGTCATGCACCTGCAGGACCAGTCTGCTCTGCATGTGCTCCTTCTGCAGTCTGCGGTACACGCGCAGCATGGCAATCTTGATGATATCCGCTGCCGTGCCCTGAATCGGTGTATTGAGTGCCATGCGTTCGCCCAGCTTGCGAATGTTCGTGTTTTTAGACTTGAGTTCCGGCAGCCAGCGTTTGCGGCCATACGCCGTTTGAACAAAGCCGTCCTGCTTTGCCTGCTCCTTGATGCGCAACATATACTCTCGCACGCCATGATATACCGACAAATATTTGTTGATGTATTCGGTCGCCGTTTTCACGGAAACACCAATATCATTGGACAGCGAATAGCCGGATATTCCGTATACAATGCCAAAATTTACCGCCTTCGATGACCGGCGCATAGACGCCGTCACTTCCTCAATCGGCACATGGAACACTTGCGATGCCGTCATGGCATGAATGTCCGTGCCGCTGCAAAACGCTTGCATCATCGTTTCGTCCTTTGCGATGTCCGCAAGCACACGCAGTTCAATCTGCGAATAGTCAGCATCAACCAGCACGCATCCCGGCTTTGCCACAAACATATGCCGCAGCTCACTGCCGAGTTCCGTGCGAACTGGAATGTTCTGTAAATTCGGGTCGGTGGAGCTGAGGCGTCCGGTGGCCGTCACCATCTGCTGGAACGTCGAGTGAATGCGTCCATCGTCACCGATGACCTTAAGCAAGCCGTCTACATAGGTCGAGCGCAGCTTGGTCAGCTGGCGATATTCAATCACCATGCCAACCATCGGATGATAGCCCTTGAGAGCTTCCAAAACCTCAATGTTGGTGGAATAGCCGGTTTTGGTTTTTTTGATAACCGGCAATTCCAGCTCTTCAAACAAAATTTGACCAAGCATTTTGGTCGAGTTGATGTTAAACTCCCGTCCTGCCTCTCGATAAATCTCCATCGTCAGCTCATCAATCCGCTGTGTCAGTGTATCGCCAAACGCCCGCAGAGCATCTGCATCCGCTTGGAATCCATAAAACTGCATCGAGGCGAGCACGCCTTCCAGCGGCAGTTCGATGGTGTGAAACAGGTCATACATGCCTTGCTTTTTGATATTCCGCACAATCTCCTGTGCCATTTCCTGTATGGCAGCCGCATGATCCGCCAGCGTGCGCAGCGCAGTTTCCCGCCCGCCGAGCGGGGAAAAGGCGTCCTCCGCTTCATAATCCGAAACCGGCGCCAGTTCTTGATTCAAATACGCAAGCGCCACTTTTTCCAGTCCGTATCCAGATTCAGACGGATCCAGCAGATAAGCTCCCAGCGCAGTATCACAGGCAAAATCCGCCGCTTGGATGCCTTCCTGCAGCAGCGCCAAAAGATACGGCTTGCCGTCGTGCACGGTCAGCGGATACTTTCCGGAAAACAGCTGCTGCAGAACCGTGTGCCAGCTCTGCGTTCCGACCTGATCGGCACACAGCAGGTAGGCGGTATCTTCCGAGAGCACGCAGACAGCCTCCAGCGAGTGCGGAGCAGTTAAAATCAGCTCCTGCTTGTCCGCAATCGCCGCAAATAATTGCTCTCCGCTGTGCAGCTCTTTGTGCACGATTTCTCTTTTTGGCACAGCA
This window of the Butyricicoccus intestinisimiae genome carries:
- the tsaD gene encoding tRNA (adenosine(37)-N6)-threonylcarbamoyltransferase complex transferase subunit TsaD, with the protein product MKILAIESSCDETAAAVIEDGRKICSNIINSQAEEHALYGGVVPEIASRGHVEAISGVAQAAVREAGLTMEEIDAIAATCAPGLIGALLVGSNYAKSLAWALQKPFIPVHHIRGHIAANLLAFPQLEPPFLCLSASGGSSMIVLVKDYTDMEILGGTRDDAAGEAFDKVARVLGVGYPGGPKIDKLAQGGNPKAYKLPHSHVDGAPLDFSFSGLKTAVINLAHNAEQKGEPLDRHDLAASFQRAVSDTLVPRLKLAAEQTGVRRLVAAGGVAANSQLRADLEKMAEGFGVPIYMPPLSLCGDNAAMIGAQAYYEFLAGNTGTIWQNAFATAEISEKICQKNGIAKRRAKR
- the rimI gene encoding ribosomal protein S18-alanine N-acetyltransferase, whose protein sequence is MTDIQITRFEQSHVQAVAQIEQACFADPWTEDGLREELDNSCARFLTAVTADGTVAGYIGCHTVLDEGYIANVAVSPVFRRQGIGRQLVRTLLERSEDLAFVTLEVRASNAAAIALYTECGFQSVGVRKKFYSHPTEDALLMTVFLQAE
- a CDS encoding arsenate reductase/protein-tyrosine-phosphatase family protein, giving the protein MILFVDYNDVFRAPMAAALYTQKHGRRAYSAGVYAEEGAQLGDAIRPKQLRTHLARQLSASMLAKADEIWCVTAAIARHLTEEHPEASKKIHALPEISDPAGSGRDGYARCEQRIRRIVEEMP
- the polA gene encoding DNA polymerase I, which gives rise to MKLMAIDGNSILNRAFYGVRLLTNHEGLFTNAVYGFLSTLFKLQDEHKPDRIVVCFDVREKTFRHKEYAEYKGTRKGMPDELAQQLPLIREVLDAMGIPYMEKAGFEADDLLGTLSRQANDHGDTCLIVTGDKDALQLIGGGTSVLLSITRKGQTTITEYTTDVFREQYGFDPIHMIDLKALMGDTSDNIPGVPGIGEKTAMGLIQKFGSVQAVYENIEDPFIKKGQRAKLLDGREAADKSLHLVTIVRDVPLACTAAQLPEVQMDETALYRLFTRLEFKNYITRLGLHAPEEDAVPKREIVHKELHSGEQLFAAIADKQELILTAPHSLEAVCVLSEDTAYLLCADQVGTQSWHTVLQQLFSGKYPLTVHDGKPYLLALLQEGIQAADFACDTALGAYLLDPSESGYGLEKVALAYLNQELAPVSDYEAEDAFSPLGGRETALRTLADHAAAIQEMAQEIVRNIKKQGMYDLFHTIELPLEGVLASMQFYGFQADADALRAFGDTLTQRIDELTMEIYREAGREFNINSTKMLGQILFEELELPVIKKTKTGYSTNIEVLEALKGYHPMVGMVIEYRQLTKLRSTYVDGLLKVIGDDGRIHSTFQQMVTATGRLSSTDPNLQNIPVRTELGSELRHMFVAKPGCVLVDADYSQIELRVLADIAKDETMMQAFCSGTDIHAMTASQVFHVPIEEVTASMRRSSKAVNFGIVYGISGYSLSNDIGVSVKTATEYINKYLSVYHGVREYMLRIKEQAKQDGFVQTAYGRKRWLPELKSKNTNIRKLGERMALNTPIQGTAADIIKIAMLRVYRRLQKEHMQSRLVLQVHDELILEAPEQEVEQAKRILKEEMEAACQLNVPLIVDVACGHDWYAAKG